One Flagellimonas sp. CMM7 genomic region harbors:
- the hemB gene encoding porphobilinogen synthase, which translates to MYPLVRNRRLRASESIRRLVRETIITPDDFLVPLFVVEGKGIKEEIPSMPNYYRLSLDNLEKETKELWKMGLCAVLLFVKVPDNLKDNKGTEALNAEGLMQRAIKTVKDACPEMLVMTDVALDPYSAYGHDGIVAEGQILNDETAEVLAEMSVSHAQAGADFVAPSDMMDGRILTIREALEDEGFQNTGIMSYSAKYASAFYGPFRDALDSAPVDIANVPKDKKTYQMDFANRFEAIRETQMDIDEGADIVMVKPGLAYLDIVREIKNEVDVPVAVYQVSGEYAMLKAAAEKGWLNHDAVMMEQLIAIKRAGANIIASYFAKDFIQVIS; encoded by the coding sequence ATGTACCCACTAGTTAGAAATAGAAGATTGCGAGCATCAGAATCCATTAGAAGATTGGTTCGCGAAACGATCATAACTCCAGATGACTTTTTAGTGCCACTCTTTGTAGTAGAAGGGAAAGGAATAAAGGAAGAAATTCCATCCATGCCCAATTACTATAGATTGAGTTTGGACAACCTAGAAAAAGAAACAAAGGAACTTTGGAAAATGGGACTTTGTGCGGTATTACTTTTTGTAAAAGTACCAGACAATCTAAAGGACAATAAAGGCACTGAAGCGCTGAATGCTGAAGGTTTGATGCAACGCGCCATCAAAACAGTAAAAGATGCTTGTCCAGAGATGTTGGTGATGACGGATGTTGCACTTGACCCCTATTCCGCTTATGGTCATGATGGTATTGTTGCTGAAGGACAGATTCTAAATGATGAAACTGCGGAGGTTTTAGCAGAAATGAGTGTTTCACATGCACAGGCAGGGGCTGATTTTGTTGCACCAAGTGATATGATGGATGGCCGTATTCTAACCATTCGTGAAGCTTTGGAAGATGAAGGTTTTCAAAACACAGGAATCATGAGTTACTCTGCCAAATATGCCAGCGCTTTTTATGGCCCTTTTAGAGATGCTTTAGATTCTGCCCCAGTAGATATTGCCAATGTTCCAAAGGACAAGAAAACCTATCAAATGGATTTTGCCAATAGGTTTGAAGCCATTCGAGAAACCCAAATGGATATAGATGAAGGAGCAGATATTGTGATGGTAAAACCTGGACTGGCGTATTTGGATATTGTTCGCGAAATTAAAAATGAAGTGGACGTTCCCGTAGCCGTTTATCAAGTTTCAGGAGAATATGCCATGTTAAAAGCTGCCGCCGAAAAAGGCTGGCTAAATCATGATGCCGTAATGATGGAGCAGTTGATTGCCATTAAAAGAGCTGGCGCCAACATTATTGCCAGTTATTTTGCCAAAGATTTCATTCAGGTAATTAGTTAA